A single genomic interval of Methyloceanibacter caenitepidi harbors:
- a CDS encoding FAD-dependent monooxygenase, whose amino-acid sequence MSQSAKGQSGFRIVVAGGGFAGGVLALALARLAPKTCRVTLVDAAPPDATRDPDGRGLALSPASKNLLNAVGLWSRLEPGAQSMDAIEITDSPLNAALRPHLLGFADELKDDGTKAWLVEAGALLGTIADEVRDEPGIELIAPDTVQTFETDGFGATIHLASGRNLRAALLVAADGKKSKLRDLAGIKCIGWSYAQMGIVATIAHERPHNGRAIQHFLPSGPFAILPLKGNRSSIVWTEEAGLAKTLVEGDPDIFLAELSRRFGHRLGAISLEGSPRAFPLSFQMARAFVGERLALVGDAAHVVHPLAGQGLNIGLRDVAALVEAITDSARVGLDIGSATALARYQRWRRFDSAFSGAAMDGMNRLFSNDSAPLRAIRDLGMGLVDRAPGLKRFLVREAAGATGDVPRLLRGKAL is encoded by the coding sequence GTGTCGCAGAGCGCCAAAGGACAGAGCGGTTTTCGCATCGTCGTTGCCGGCGGAGGTTTCGCCGGTGGCGTCCTCGCCCTGGCGCTGGCACGCCTTGCGCCGAAGACATGCCGCGTGACGCTGGTCGACGCGGCCCCGCCGGACGCGACCAGAGACCCTGACGGGCGCGGGCTTGCGCTCTCCCCGGCGTCGAAGAATCTCCTCAACGCCGTCGGGCTGTGGTCGCGCCTTGAACCGGGCGCGCAGTCCATGGACGCGATCGAAATCACGGACAGCCCGCTCAATGCGGCCTTGCGGCCTCATCTTCTGGGTTTTGCGGATGAATTGAAGGACGACGGGACGAAGGCCTGGCTCGTCGAGGCCGGGGCGCTGCTCGGGACGATCGCGGACGAGGTTCGCGACGAACCGGGGATCGAGCTGATCGCGCCGGATACGGTGCAGACCTTCGAAACCGACGGGTTCGGCGCCACCATACATCTGGCGAGCGGGCGAAACTTGCGGGCGGCGCTGCTGGTTGCCGCGGACGGAAAGAAGTCGAAGCTTCGCGATCTCGCCGGCATCAAGTGTATCGGCTGGTCCTACGCGCAGATGGGGATCGTGGCGACGATCGCCCATGAGCGGCCGCACAACGGCCGCGCGATCCAGCATTTCCTTCCCTCGGGGCCCTTTGCCATTCTGCCGCTCAAGGGCAACCGCTCCTCGATCGTCTGGACGGAGGAGGCCGGCCTCGCGAAGACATTGGTCGAAGGCGACCCGGACATTTTCTTGGCCGAGCTGAGCCGCCGCTTCGGCCACCGCTTGGGCGCTATTTCTCTTGAAGGATCCCCACGTGCCTTTCCGCTCTCGTTCCAGATGGCGCGGGCGTTCGTCGGGGAGCGCCTGGCGTTGGTGGGCGATGCGGCGCATGTGGTGCACCCGCTGGCCGGGCAGGGACTCAATATCGGGCTGCGCGACGTCGCGGCGCTCGTCGAAGCCATCACCGACAGCGCGCGCGTGGGACTCGATATCGGGTCGGCGACGGCGCTTGCGCGCTATCAGCGCTGGCGGCGCTTCGATAGCGCGTTCTCAGGCGCCGCGATGGACGGCATGAACCGGCTGTTCTCGAACGACAGCGCGCCCTTGCGGGCGATCCGCGATCTCGGCATGGGGCTCGTCGATCGCGCGCCCGGCCTCAAACGCTTTCTCGTCCGCGAGGCCGCGGGCGCGACAGGCGACGTCCCGCGCCTTCTCCGCGGCAAGGCGCTGTAG